In Mytilus trossulus isolate FHL-02 chromosome 14, PNRI_Mtr1.1.1.hap1, whole genome shotgun sequence, a genomic segment contains:
- the LOC134696588 gene encoding sialate:O-sulfotransferase 2-like, which produces MRTLFVCILVFVGTHQTVCLDEIGQCVSLIEQVAEGYLGCFKDIENTMLPSRTVKSIPDLTLKKCQHQCQGYTFLGLQYSNECFCGNILNTDRYKSVPESDCNMKCSGENRNCGSGHRNSVYRVPF; this is translated from the exons ATGAGAACTCTGTTTGTCTGTATTTTGGTTTTTGTTGGTACCCACCAAACGGTATGTTTAGATGAGATTGGTCAGTGTGTGTCGTTAATAGAACAAGTGGCAGAAG GCTACCTTGGATGTTTCAAGGATATAGAAAATACTATGCTTCCATCAAGAACTGTCAAAAGTATTCCAGATTTGACTCTGAAGAAGTGCCAACATCAATGCCAGGGTTACACATTTTTGGGACTGCAA TATTCTAACGAGTGTTTCTGTGGTAACATTCTAAATACTGATCGGTACAAATCCGTCCCCGAAAGCGACTGTAACATGAAATGTAGTGGAGAAAACAGGAATTGTGGATCAGGACATAGAAACTCTGTTTACAGAG tgccATTTTAA